The stretch of DNA TTGCTTTTTCACTGTTGACAAGTTTAATTTGTACTGTATGCAGGGCTTACGGAAGTGGAAAAGAAGACAGTCCTCTCTGTGATGTCCCAGGATTTGAAAACACCAGAATGAAGCTTTTGAGACATGTTTCATTCGTTGACTGTCCGGTATGACATcatgttgctttttttttttgcagttgaACTGATCtctttagtttaaaatgttcTTTCAAAATTATTGTGCTAATAAGATGTGTCATCTGGCCATATATCACATATATATGTTGGTCAGATTTGCTGTTTTGATTTAAGTTCAGCCAACGGCTGCGGGCTGTGGATTTTGTTAATAGTCGAAGTACTAGTTGATAAAGCCATTAATCCGAATTTAGTAAAGAGATTGTCATCAGAAAATGTCGAGATTTCTTTTACAAAAGGCAATAAATATTCTCTTTCAGAATGCTTTTCTACGAAGTAAGCATAACTCTTTTCTTCCTATTTTCATTTCTACTATGGTTTCTCCCAATACTTAGTATCTTCAGTGCAGATACTACATTTAGTGGTTATAGAAGGAACAGAAAGGGACAAAAATTCAACCTTTGTACAACAGTTTAATTTTTGTCCCTTTCTGTCCCTTATCTCTATAATGAGCAAAGTGTCACTACTAGACATGAAAATCTTTCCCACGATTTGCTATTCAAGTTATTAACTATATAATGCAGACATGTATATCTGATACTGTATCAGATATATCTTGTGAATTTTAATCATGCATGCCAATGTGGAAatttccattttctttttcattttttatcggaGGGGGCAAGTAGAAGGATTAGATGCCTGGAACGTATCATGTTTGAAACTAGCATCTCCATAAATGTAATTTATATGCTTCACAAGCAGTTCGCGCCACATCTCTATTAAATGTTGCTTTTGCTGAATAGGGGCATGATATTCTTATGGCTACAATGCTTAACGGAGCTGCAATTATGGATGGAGCACTTCTTTTGATTGCTGGTAATGAAAGCTGCCCCCAACCTCAGACTTCTGAGCATCTTGCCGCTGTTGAAATCATGCGTCTCCAACACATTATCATTCTACAGAATAAGATTGATCTTATTCAGGAAAGTGCGGCAATTAATCAACATGAAGCTATCCAGAAGTTTATTCAGGTAGGGTTTCTAGGGTTGCCTCTTTTGTACTACAGATCAGTTTCCTCTATTTTGCCCTTTTGTAACACTTGCAAGTGTTCAATGATATGAACAGGGTACGATTGCTGATGGGGCTCCTGTGGTACCAATATCCGCCCAATTGAaatacaacattgatgttgttTGCGAGTATATTGTCAAGAAAATACCTATTCCTGAGAGGAATTTCACTTCACCGCCAAACATGATTGTGATTCGTTCTTTCGATGTGAATAAGCCTGGTTCTGAGGTTGATGAAATAAAGGGTGGCGTTGCTGGTGGAAGCATACTGAGGGTACGCTAAAATACTGAACTGCATGAAGGCATACATTATTATAAACCTAGTTTTGCAAGAAAACCTCGTTTCTCCAATTGTTCGGCACCAAgtgtattttttatttcctgTTTTGATTGCAATTGTTGTTTctcttgatattttttaaaattgtttctcATGCTTAATTATTTAACATATCATGCTTTTTGTGATTACTGTGGTTATATAGCTAAGTTATGTATGTATTCAATGCAGGGAGTATTGAAGGTGAACCAGTTCATTGAAGTCCGTCCTGGAATTGTGATCAAAGATG from Ananas comosus cultivar F153 linkage group 18, ASM154086v1, whole genome shotgun sequence encodes:
- the LOC109724104 gene encoding eukaryotic translation initiation factor 2 subunit 3-like isoform X2: MCYKAYGSGKEDSPLCDVPGFENTRMKLLRHVSFVDCPGHDILMATMLNGAAIMDGALLLIAGNESCPQPQTSEHLAAVEIMRLQHIIILQNKIDLIQESAAINQHEAIQKFIQGTIADGAPVVPISAQLKYNIDVVCEYIVKKIPIPERNFTSPPNMIVIRSFDVNKPGSEVDEIKGGVAGGSILRGVLKVNQFIEVRPGIVIKDESGNIKCTPIYSRIVSLYAEQNELQFAVPGGLIGVGTTMDPTLTRADRLVGQVLGEVGSLPDVFVELEVNFFLLRRLLGVRTKGTEKQGKVSKLAKGEILMLNIGSMSTGARVVAVKNDLAKLQLTAPVCTSKGEKVALSRRVEKHWRLIGWGQIQAGVTLEVPPCPI